The Streptomyces sp. Je 1-332 genome has a window encoding:
- a CDS encoding ATP-binding cassette domain-containing protein: MLELLSVTAGYDRRAPVMRGVDLTLAPGASVGLLGPSGCGKSTLARVAALLHKPDAGRVVIDGEPARGWRHRAPRAQRTAFGVVFQQPRLSADPRLTLTDLIAEPLRAAGRGSEAAERVRELAATVGLGEDLLGRRPHEVSDGQLQRACLARALVLRPRWLICDEMTAMLDASTTAALVHAVEEYRRESGGGLLAVGHDRVLLERWCERTVHWDELVGKAPRDV, translated from the coding sequence ATGCTTGAACTCCTCTCCGTCACCGCCGGGTACGACCGCCGCGCCCCCGTCATGCGCGGCGTGGACCTCACGCTCGCGCCCGGTGCCTCCGTCGGTCTCCTCGGCCCCAGCGGCTGCGGCAAGTCGACGCTCGCCCGTGTCGCGGCCCTGCTGCACAAGCCCGACGCCGGCCGCGTCGTCATCGACGGTGAGCCCGCCCGCGGCTGGCGGCACCGCGCCCCCCGCGCCCAACGCACCGCCTTCGGCGTGGTCTTCCAGCAGCCCCGCCTCTCCGCCGACCCGCGCCTCACCCTCACGGACCTGATCGCCGAGCCGCTGCGCGCGGCGGGGCGCGGAAGCGAAGCCGCCGAGCGCGTACGGGAGTTGGCGGCCACGGTCGGCCTCGGCGAGGACCTCCTGGGCCGCAGGCCGCACGAGGTCAGCGACGGCCAGCTCCAGCGCGCCTGCCTGGCCCGCGCCCTGGTGCTGCGCCCGCGCTGGCTGATCTGCGACGAGATGACGGCGATGCTCGACGCCTCGACGACGGCGGCACTCGTGCACGCCGTGGAGGAGTACCGGCGCGAGAGCGGCGGCGGACTGCTCGCGGTCGGGCACGACCGGGTGCTCCTGGAGCGGTGGTGCGAGCGGACCGTCCACTGGGACGAACTGGTGGGGAAGGCCCCACGGGACGTGTGA